From the genome of Geothrix sp. 21YS21S-4, one region includes:
- the hemN gene encoding oxygen-independent coproporphyrinogen III oxidase yields the protein MTQLADLIRRYDRPGPRYTGYPMPPAWSDDFPEAEVLAAVERANARSDEALSLYLHIPFCPRRCAYCGCNVVVSPQYDPVESYLEAVTKELDLVCARLKDRRKVLQLHWGGGTPTYLTAPDLKRTFNLFKDRFEFQPGAEIAIEVDPTFLEPDQLPTLRELGFNRVSFGVQDLDENVQALITRGQTWDHTLTAMRQCRELGFDGVNLDLVYGLPGQTMDTFRRTLESTLELSPNRMAIYGFAYLPSIMPFQRSIPAETLPSPALRLDLLLLASDILEKAGYVAIGMDHFAHPDDPMAKAVQEGRLIRNFMGYAVAAGTDLLGFGPSAISNVGGAYAQNEKILAKWERSITDGHLAIHKGHRLSEDDELRRWLIHRLMGHFELRWEDLNARFGVDGPVLFADAVEQLRAEIPQGTVEIRSEGIFITQLGRRFVRNLVQPFDAYLARLSAKTPFSRTV from the coding sequence ATGACCCAGCTCGCCGATCTCATCCGCCGCTACGACCGCCCCGGCCCGCGCTACACGGGCTATCCCATGCCTCCCGCCTGGTCCGACGATTTCCCGGAGGCCGAGGTCCTGGCGGCCGTGGAGCGGGCCAATGCGCGGTCGGACGAGGCCCTGTCGCTGTACCTGCACATCCCCTTCTGCCCGCGCCGCTGCGCCTACTGCGGCTGCAACGTCGTCGTCAGCCCCCAGTACGATCCCGTGGAGAGCTACCTGGAGGCGGTGACCAAGGAGTTGGATCTGGTCTGCGCCCGGCTCAAGGACCGCCGCAAGGTCCTCCAGCTCCACTGGGGCGGGGGGACGCCCACCTACCTGACGGCCCCCGACCTCAAGCGGACCTTCAACCTGTTCAAGGACCGGTTCGAGTTCCAGCCGGGCGCGGAGATCGCCATCGAGGTGGATCCCACCTTCCTGGAGCCGGACCAGTTGCCGACCCTCCGGGAGCTGGGCTTCAACCGCGTCTCGTTCGGCGTGCAGGATCTCGACGAGAACGTGCAGGCCCTCATCACCCGCGGCCAGACCTGGGATCACACCCTCACCGCCATGCGCCAGTGCCGGGAGCTGGGCTTCGACGGCGTGAACCTGGATCTGGTCTACGGCCTGCCGGGCCAGACCATGGACACCTTCCGCCGGACGCTGGAATCCACGCTGGAGCTGTCCCCCAACCGGATGGCCATCTACGGGTTCGCCTACCTGCCGAGCATCATGCCCTTCCAGCGGAGCATCCCCGCGGAGACGCTGCCCTCGCCGGCCCTGCGGCTGGACCTGCTTCTCCTGGCGTCGGACATCCTGGAGAAGGCGGGCTACGTGGCCATCGGGATGGACCACTTCGCCCATCCGGACGACCCCATGGCGAAGGCCGTGCAGGAGGGCCGCCTGATCCGCAACTTCATGGGCTACGCCGTGGCCGCGGGGACCGACCTGCTGGGCTTCGGCCCCAGCGCCATCTCCAACGTGGGCGGGGCCTACGCCCAGAACGAGAAGATCCTCGCCAAGTGGGAGCGCAGCATCACGGACGGCCACCTGGCGATCCACAAGGGCCACCGCTTGTCCGAGGACGACGAGCTGCGGCGGTGGCTGATCCATCGCCTGATGGGGCACTTCGAGCTGCGGTGGGAGGATCTGAACGCCCGCTTCGGGGTGGACGGCCCGGTCCTGTTCGCCGACGCCGTGGAGCAGCTCCGGGCGGAGATCCCCCAGGGCACCGTGGAGATCCGGTCCGAGGGCATCTTCATCACGCAGCTCGGGCGCCGCTTCGTCCGGAACCTGGTGCAGCCCTTCGACGCCTACCTGGCCCGCCTCAGCGCCAAGACGCCGTTCTCGCGCACCGTCTGA
- a CDS encoding long-chain fatty acid--CoA ligase codes for MAQPIETIAQLFYAATEKNLPDALAARRKGVYEPISHREVVARVERLALAMAARGLKAGDRVALMSENRPEWAIADFACAIQGLPDVTIYATLNAPQAAYILQDSQARWVLCSTREQLDKVLAHWDQLPELEAAVLFDGELPSGTGRTLLTWEDLQREGEAMEARRPEVRQWAADRKASDLLTLIYTSGTTGDPKGAMLTHGNLVSNVLAARATVDVIGDNERALSFLPLTHIFERMAGHFLWFHVGASIYYAESVNTVAADMLEVRPTVMASVPRIYEKIFAKIYDTVSSGSFVKRLIFHWAMLAGRQAVPYLMKGQQPPTWKGMWYRTAQAVVFEKIRQRTGGRLKIAISGGAPLGGKIMEFFWILGLPILEGYGLTETSPVITVNRFGEVVPGCVGRPLYEEWNGRPFVKIAEDGEILCQGPNIMLGYWNNPKATREAIDDEGYFSTGDIGHFDDEGRLYITDRKKELLVTSGGKKVAPQPIENRLKEDKYISQAVLIGDQRNYITALIVPNFDGLVRWAGYKKIAFKSHADLIRNPQIYAKVGSRVERINEQLSNYERIKKIVLLDQEMTLEGGQLTPSLKVKRRVVNQMYAAQIEGMYAESKDA; via the coding sequence GTGGCGCAGCCCATCGAGACCATTGCCCAGCTTTTCTACGCGGCCACGGAGAAGAACCTGCCGGATGCCCTCGCGGCGCGGCGGAAAGGGGTCTACGAGCCCATCTCCCACCGGGAGGTGGTGGCCCGCGTGGAGCGGCTGGCCCTGGCGATGGCGGCCCGGGGCCTGAAGGCCGGCGACCGGGTGGCGCTGATGTCCGAGAACCGCCCGGAATGGGCCATCGCCGATTTCGCCTGCGCCATCCAGGGGCTGCCCGACGTCACCATCTACGCCACCCTGAACGCCCCCCAGGCCGCCTACATCCTCCAGGACAGCCAGGCGCGGTGGGTGTTGTGCTCCACCCGCGAGCAGCTGGACAAGGTGCTCGCGCACTGGGACCAGCTTCCGGAACTGGAAGCGGCTGTCCTGTTCGACGGAGAACTGCCCTCGGGAACCGGCCGCACCCTCCTCACGTGGGAGGATCTCCAGCGGGAAGGCGAGGCCATGGAGGCGCGGCGCCCCGAGGTGCGCCAGTGGGCGGCGGACCGCAAGGCTTCCGACCTGCTCACCCTCATCTACACCTCGGGCACCACCGGGGATCCCAAGGGCGCGATGCTCACCCACGGGAACCTCGTGTCCAACGTCCTGGCGGCCCGGGCCACGGTGGACGTCATCGGGGACAACGAGCGCGCCCTCAGCTTCCTGCCGCTGACCCACATTTTCGAGCGCATGGCGGGCCACTTCCTGTGGTTCCACGTGGGCGCCTCGATCTACTACGCGGAGAGCGTCAACACCGTCGCGGCCGACATGCTGGAGGTGCGCCCCACGGTGATGGCCTCGGTGCCCCGCATCTACGAGAAGATCTTCGCCAAGATCTACGACACGGTCTCCTCCGGCAGCTTCGTCAAGCGGCTGATCTTCCACTGGGCCATGCTGGCGGGACGCCAGGCCGTTCCCTACCTGATGAAGGGCCAGCAGCCCCCCACGTGGAAGGGGATGTGGTACCGGACGGCCCAGGCGGTGGTCTTCGAAAAGATCCGCCAGCGGACCGGCGGGCGGCTGAAGATCGCCATCAGCGGCGGCGCGCCCCTCGGCGGCAAGATCATGGAGTTCTTCTGGATCCTGGGCCTCCCCATCCTGGAGGGCTACGGCCTGACGGAGACCAGCCCCGTCATCACCGTGAACCGCTTCGGCGAAGTGGTGCCCGGGTGCGTGGGACGGCCCCTCTACGAGGAATGGAACGGGCGGCCCTTCGTCAAGATCGCGGAGGATGGCGAAATCCTGTGCCAGGGGCCCAACATCATGCTGGGCTACTGGAACAACCCCAAGGCCACCCGCGAGGCCATCGACGACGAAGGCTACTTCTCCACCGGCGACATCGGCCATTTCGACGACGAGGGGCGCCTCTACATCACCGACCGCAAGAAGGAGCTGCTCGTCACCAGCGGCGGGAAGAAGGTCGCGCCGCAGCCCATCGAGAACCGCCTGAAGGAGGACAAGTACATCTCCCAGGCGGTGCTGATCGGCGATCAGCGGAACTACATCACCGCCCTCATCGTCCCCAATTTCGACGGCCTGGTGCGCTGGGCCGGTTACAAGAAGATCGCCTTCAAGTCCCACGCCGACCTGATCCGGAATCCCCAGATCTACGCCAAGGTGGGCAGCCGGGTGGAGCGCATCAACGAGCAGCTGTCGAACTACGAGCGCATCAAGAAGATCGTCCTTCTGGACCAGGAGATGACCCTCGAAGGCGGCCAGCTCACGCCTTCGCTCAAGGTGAAGCGCCGGGTGGTCAACCAGATGTACGCCGCCCAGATCGAAGGGATGTACGCCGAATCCAAGGACGCCTGA